One Methanobrevibacter oralis DNA window includes the following coding sequences:
- a CDS encoding diphthine--ammonia ligase translates to MKSAILFSGGKDSIMALYEALNRNEDVQYLLSMKSTNDESYMFHVPNIHLTTLLAEALDIKLMLVPTNGVKEKELEDLKLAFQKLKNLGIETIYTGALYSIYQKSRIEKLGKELDLKIISPYWHVDELEYIRKIVSVGFKIIISSVAAYGLDESWLGRLIDDEAIDELVKLNEKYKINIAFEGGEAESLAIDGPIFKKRIKILKDRKEWHRDSGVYIIEDAILEDK, encoded by the coding sequence ATGAAATCTGCAATCTTATTTTCAGGGGGAAAAGATAGTATAATGGCTTTGTATGAAGCTTTAAATAGGAATGAAGATGTTCAATATCTTCTTTCTATGAAATCTACAAATGATGAATCATACATGTTCCATGTTCCTAATATTCACTTAACTACTTTACTTGCAGAAGCACTTGATATAAAGTTAATGCTAGTTCCAACTAATGGTGTTAAGGAAAAAGAACTTGAAGATTTAAAACTAGCTTTTCAAAAACTTAAAAATTTAGGCATCGAAACTATATACACAGGTGCACTTTATTCAATTTATCAAAAATCAAGAATTGAAAAATTAGGTAAAGAGTTAGATTTAAAAATAATCTCTCCATATTGGCATGTTGATGAGTTAGAATACATACGAAAAATTGTATCAGTAGGTTTTAAAATTATAATAAGTAGTGTAGCTGCTTATGGTCTTGATGAATCATGGTTAGGTAGATTAATAGATGATGAAGCTATTGATGAGTTAGTTAAACTTAATGAAAAATATAAGATTAATATAGCTTTTGAAGGTGGAGAAGCAGAAAGTTTAGCTATTGATGGACCTATATTTAAAAAAAGAATTAAAATTTTAAAAGATAGAAAAGAATGGCACAGGGATAGTGGTGTGTATATTATTGAAGATGCTATCTTAGAAGATAAATGA
- a CDS encoding AAA family ATPase codes for MQIIGISGLPGSGKSLVSKMASEKGAIIVSMGDIIREKAKKRGESSKETAQNLRAEHGDYIVSELTIKKIKKLREEGIETPIIVEGIRSPFEVDMFKENFKKFIVLSIFANPDLRFKRLQKRNREDDSKSYDDFKKRDQMELDFGIGNVISLSNKIIINESDLESYTNKISKFLEEIDL; via the coding sequence ATGCAAATAATTGGAATATCTGGATTACCTGGATCTGGGAAGAGCTTGGTTTCAAAAATGGCTAGTGAAAAAGGTGCAATAATCGTTAGTATGGGAGATATTATTCGTGAAAAAGCTAAAAAAAGAGGTGAAAGCTCAAAAGAAACTGCTCAAAATCTTAGAGCTGAACACGGAGATTATATTGTTTCTGAATTAACAATTAAAAAAATTAAAAAACTCAGAGAAGAAGGTATTGAAACCCCTATCATCGTTGAAGGTATTAGAAGCCCATTTGAAGTAGATATGTTTAAAGAGAACTTTAAAAAGTTTATTGTTCTTTCAATTTTTGCAAATCCTGATTTACGTTTCAAAAGATTACAAAAAAGAAATCGGGAAGATGACTCTAAAAGTTATGATGATTTCAAAAAAAGAGATCAAATGGAATTAGATTTTGGTATTGGAAATGTAATATCATTATCTAACAAGATCATTATAAATGAAAGCGATTTAGAAAGCTATACTAATAAAATAAGTAAATTTTTAGAAGAAATTGATTTATAA
- a CDS encoding phosphopantothenate/pantothenate synthetase, which translates to MIPKSHPRYESLLLRDKIVKASKDGYLADSAMIAHGRGEAFDYLIGERTTYPAKRAMYAGVATMLLSKNPVISVNGNTTALAIDEIIKFAKTVNAKIEINLFYRTDKRVKLISELYKNHGYLNILGSLDDEIKYLNEIKNLRATASKNGIYSADTILIPLEDGDRAEILKKSGKNIITIDLNPLSRTSKMSNISIMDNIVRAIPFMTKIAKDLKTQDKKVLIEMINDFDNKDNLKESLEQIKLNN; encoded by the coding sequence ATGATACCAAAATCACACCCACGATATGAATCATTACTTTTAAGAGACAAAATTGTAAAAGCTTCTAAAGATGGTTACTTAGCAGACTCCGCAATGATTGCACATGGACGAGGAGAAGCTTTCGATTATTTAATTGGTGAAAGAACCACCTATCCTGCTAAAAGAGCAATGTATGCTGGAGTAGCTACTATGTTATTATCAAAAAATCCAGTTATTTCAGTAAATGGAAACACAACTGCTTTAGCTATTGATGAAATAATTAAATTTGCAAAGACAGTTAATGCAAAAATTGAAATTAATTTATTTTATAGAACTGATAAACGAGTTAAACTTATTAGCGAATTATATAAAAATCATGGATATTTAAATATTTTAGGAAGTCTAGATGATGAAATTAAATATTTAAATGAAATTAAAAATCTTAGAGCTACGGCTAGTAAAAATGGAATATATTCAGCAGATACAATTCTTATCCCTCTTGAAGATGGAGATAGAGCAGAAATACTTAAAAAAAGTGGTAAAAATATAATAACTATTGATTTAAACCCATTATCTAGAACATCAAAAATGTCAAATATATCAATTATGGACAATATTGTTAGAGCTATCCCATTTATGACTAAAATAGCTAAAGACTTAAAAACACAAGACAAAAAAGTCTTAATTGAGATGATTAATGATTTTGATAATAAAGATAATCTTAAAGAATCATTAGAACAAATTAAATTAAATAATTGA
- a CDS encoding ribonuclease H-like domain-containing protein, whose amino-acid sequence MTHNNEHENYLLNNILANSISSKNPSNEAKELARKNSYSYFEDLKNNLLISYNGMKLTDIKGSKVIGTDYGETLKIIDKQKIDFNLKDNDFKNQMNHNLKLLPGIGIKTEEKLKNEGFKTISSLKNHDKYSNSASKLMSNIDEMSFSQVVDLLSENKYTKKCRNNLIKCISLTDYENLKFMDIETLGLSNVPIILIGVAEIKNDKIISSQYFLRDYSEESAIIDAYLSHLDEDSVHLTFNGKRFDVPFIRNRCLYNRIDLKMRLPHVDLMLFARNLWKDQIPNFKLQTIEKELFGIERVDDVPGQYIPDYYKTYLSKNNIGSMIPIIEHNRQDIVSLASFLMKMYGDVN is encoded by the coding sequence ATGACACACAATAATGAACATGAAAATTATTTGTTAAATAATATTTTGGCAAATTCAATATCTTCAAAAAATCCTTCAAATGAAGCTAAAGAACTGGCAAGAAAAAATTCTTATTCTTATTTTGAAGATTTAAAAAATAACCTCTTAATATCTTATAATGGTATGAAATTAACAGATATTAAAGGAAGCAAAGTAATTGGCACTGATTATGGTGAAACATTAAAAATCATTGACAAACAAAAAATTGATTTCAATTTAAAAGATAATGATTTCAAAAATCAAATGAATCATAATCTTAAATTACTTCCAGGTATTGGAATTAAAACTGAAGAAAAACTAAAAAATGAGGGATTTAAAACAATAAGCTCTCTTAAAAACCATGATAAGTATTCAAATAGTGCATCTAAATTAATGTCCAATATTGATGAAATGTCTTTTTCACAAGTTGTTGATTTGTTAAGTGAAAATAAATATACTAAAAAATGTAGGAACAATTTAATTAAATGCATAAGTCTTACAGATTATGAAAACCTTAAATTTATGGATATTGAAACATTAGGACTTTCAAATGTTCCAATTATATTAATTGGTGTTGCTGAGATTAAAAATGATAAAATAATCTCCTCACAATATTTTTTAAGGGATTATTCAGAAGAATCGGCTATTATTGATGCATATTTATCTCATTTAGATGAAGATTCAGTTCATTTAACCTTTAACGGTAAAAGATTTGATGTGCCATTTATTAGAAATAGATGCTTGTACAATAGAATTGATCTAAAAATGAGATTACCACATGTTGATTTAATGTTATTCGCAAGAAATTTATGGAAAGATCAGATTCCAAATTTCAAACTCCAAACAATAGAAAAAGAACTATTTGGAATAGAAAGAGTTGATGATGTTCCAGGTCAGTATATTCCTGATTATTATAAAACTTATTTATCAAAAAACAATATTGGGTCGATGATTCCAATAATAGAACATAATCGTCAAGATATTGTTTCACTAGCTAGTTTTTTAATGAAAATGTATGGGGATGTAAATTAA
- a CDS encoding HEAT repeat domain-containing protein has protein sequence MGFLNRFKKDKKEEKKPKNIKSIDEIPQDQIDLKKIAMTSKDRNERAFAADNITNQYVSLDLAKNVTDRAIRLIAINNVKDKDLLWDAALNSKFYDVRSFAYERLGENNKSIAEIVINKKRQTNVTEMFNKIEDEETLKWIASDAIDKKYRREALEKIENERLLIDLALNANDKFIRKSAVNKDQFIKEDVLERVAIEDNDEEVKIAAVNKLRSEERLANIVKNEENAKIRNIIFGKIKNLNLLRDIAINSEKSDVRLDLVNKIDNFELIEEIALNDVDKVIRTEACKRIENQEILIKIALNDEDSFVRQTAVSHISDVAILIDIALNDEDQFVRNHAISNPNLCDEKDFTYITINNHHEESALEAMKHINSEKYFIEILHDAKIESVKRATLKHIDDLKELVLIVLNNSDEEFSLKTLDKITDQEILFKIYEKNVSENISVSAVSKIKSQKVLINLIKDEESWRIREAAVKNISNKKVLKEVSISDESEYVRNVAKNRL, from the coding sequence ATGGGATTTTTAAACAGATTTAAAAAAGATAAAAAGGAAGAAAAAAAGCCAAAAAATATTAAAAGTATTGATGAAATACCTCAAGACCAAATTGATCTTAAAAAAATAGCTATGACTAGTAAAGATAGAAATGAAAGAGCTTTTGCTGCTGATAATATCACTAACCAATATGTTTCACTAGATTTAGCTAAAAATGTAACTGATAGGGCCATTAGATTAATTGCAATTAATAATGTTAAAGATAAAGATTTATTATGGGATGCAGCTTTAAATTCAAAATTTTATGATGTTAGAAGTTTTGCCTATGAAAGATTAGGTGAAAACAACAAATCAATAGCAGAAATTGTAATCAACAAAAAAAGACAAACAAATGTTACTGAAATGTTTAACAAAATTGAGGATGAAGAAACTCTTAAATGGATAGCTAGTGACGCTATTGATAAAAAATATAGGCGTGAAGCTTTGGAAAAAATCGAAAATGAACGTTTATTAATAGATTTAGCATTAAACGCTAATGATAAATTTATTAGGAAATCTGCTGTAAATAAAGATCAATTTATAAAAGAAGATGTTTTAGAAAGAGTAGCTATTGAAGATAATGATGAAGAAGTTAAAATTGCAGCTGTAAATAAGTTAAGAAGTGAAGAGAGATTAGCTAATATTGTTAAAAATGAAGAAAATGCTAAAATAAGAAATATTATTTTTGGTAAAATCAAAAATCTTAATCTTTTAAGAGACATTGCAATAAATTCAGAAAAATCTGATGTAAGATTAGATTTAGTAAATAAAATAGATAATTTTGAATTAATAGAAGAAATAGCTTTAAATGATGTTGATAAAGTAATTAGAACAGAAGCCTGTAAAAGGATAGAAAATCAAGAAATATTAATTAAAATAGCTTTAAATGATGAAGATAGTTTTGTTCGCCAAACTGCTGTTAGCCACATTTCTGATGTAGCTATTCTTATAGATATTGCACTTAATGATGAAGATCAATTTGTAAGAAATCATGCTATTTCAAATCCAAACTTATGTGATGAAAAAGATTTTACTTATATAACAATAAACAATCATCATGAAGAAAGTGCTTTAGAAGCTATGAAGCATATTAATAGTGAAAAATATTTTATTGAAATATTACATGATGCTAAAATAGAATCAGTTAAAAGGGCTACATTAAAACATATCGATGATTTAAAAGAGTTGGTTCTAATAGTTTTAAATAATTCTGATGAAGAATTCAGTTTAAAAACTTTAGATAAAATTACTGATCAAGAAATTTTATTTAAGATATATGAAAAAAATGTATCTGAAAACATTTCAGTTTCAGCAGTTTCTAAAATAAAATCTCAAAAAGTATTAATTAATTTAATTAAAGATGAAGAATCTTGGAGAATTCGTGAAGCAGCTGTTAAAAACATTTCTAATAAAAAAGTTTTAAAAGAAGTTTCTATTTCTGATGAAAGTGAATATGTAAGAAATGTTGCTAAAAATAGATTATAG
- a CDS encoding M42 family metallopeptidase: MELMKELSLAPGVSGSEDEIAKIIERELKDVADKIERDSMGNIIATKKGEKKAPSVMLASHMDEIGLMVRYIDDNGFVKFSNIGGINDQMLMNQTVTIHSSIGEDIVGVIGSKPPHVTKAEERNKVVKADDMFIDIGAKDKEDAEKMIRIGDKMTFNSLFEFYPNNLIMGKALDNRVGCYVMMEVLKRVNTRATVYGVGTVQEEVGLKGAKTSAFKLNPDLAIALDVTLSGDHPGIKSEEAPVVIGKGPAIILADASGRGILTQQSIKDLLVKSGDENEIPYQLEVSDGGTTDGTAIHLTREGIPTGVLSVPTRYIHTPVSVCSMEDIESTIQLITAAINSL; this comes from the coding sequence ATGGAATTAATGAAAGAACTTTCTTTAGCACCCGGTGTATCTGGATCTGAAGATGAAATTGCTAAAATTATTGAAAGAGAATTAAAAGATGTTGCTGATAAAATCGAAAGAGACAGTATGGGAAACATTATAGCCACTAAAAAAGGTGAAAAGAAGGCTCCATCTGTAATGTTAGCATCTCACATGGATGAAATTGGATTAATGGTGAGATATATCGATGATAATGGTTTTGTCAAATTCTCAAATATTGGTGGAATTAATGATCAAATGTTAATGAATCAGACAGTAACTATCCACAGTAGTATTGGAGAAGATATTGTTGGTGTAATCGGTTCAAAACCACCTCATGTTACTAAAGCTGAGGAAAGAAATAAGGTGGTTAAAGCTGATGATATGTTCATTGATATTGGTGCAAAAGATAAAGAAGATGCAGAAAAAATGATCCGTATTGGAGATAAAATGACTTTCAATTCATTATTTGAGTTTTATCCTAACAATTTAATCATGGGTAAAGCATTAGATAATCGTGTTGGTTGTTATGTGATGATGGAAGTTTTAAAAAGAGTTAATACAAGAGCTACTGTTTATGGTGTAGGTACTGTTCAAGAAGAAGTAGGTCTTAAAGGTGCTAAAACTTCAGCATTTAAATTAAATCCAGATTTAGCTATTGCTCTTGATGTAACTTTATCTGGTGATCATCCGGGAATTAAATCAGAAGAAGCTCCGGTTGTTATAGGTAAAGGTCCAGCTATTATTCTAGCAGATGCAAGTGGACGTGGAATATTAACTCAACAATCTATAAAAGATTTACTTGTTAAATCTGGTGATGAAAATGAAATTCCATACCAACTTGAGGTAAGTGATGGAGGAACTACTGATGGAACTGCAATTCATTTAACTCGTGAAGGAATTCCAACTGGTGTTTTATCTGTTCCTACTAGATACATTCATACTCCTGTAAGTGTTTGTAGTATGGAAGATATTGAATCTACTATTCAATTAATTACAGCGGCTATAAATTCTTTATGA
- a CDS encoding Mur ligase family protein, with protein MTNIIRYRFAKLMGKLGIKLVGLKGGMGKSFPGWLFLKFGSYDALNNLAQEPEIGSIILTGTNGKTTTTMMLIKLLANDTDICYNFESNTINAIATGLLKNNAKIGVFEYGIRNFEHGIPEKIQKLLDPIGVVYTTISREHTQVLGVKNPFKRYFDAKSALCKNMKKGIVIVNSDDPRTAFIGKNKEKDIKVNYYGFDCDLDIEDFFNESPIQCPVCKKEIKYHKNFMNHRGIYECECGFKRPEPDVKITDLKIEPTQWNITIEGNVYNYCEKENVFFKFNTNLPPFGIHNLYNTLCSLTTYASFTPSPEKIETTAKKIFSSLTMNIVPPGRFEVIITPSGKNIGLGQGDNGDALKANILLMKQYLNDEVEFIYTTPDIGEEEIFEDHIESIKLIQPNHLVIVPGRTSIDAAETYYNQIKNEFNANFSPCENKEIEKRVISIEKLIKESKYKNIIITGCGDEQLIWEQLKSKIKNDFI; from the coding sequence ATGACAAATATTATAAGATACAGATTTGCTAAATTAATGGGAAAATTAGGAATAAAACTTGTAGGTCTAAAAGGAGGTATGGGAAAAAGTTTTCCAGGTTGGTTATTTTTAAAATTTGGATCATATGACGCTTTAAATAATCTAGCTCAAGAACCAGAAATAGGTTCTATAATATTGACTGGCACTAACGGTAAAACTACAACAACCATGATGTTAATAAAATTACTCGCAAATGATACAGATATTTGTTATAATTTTGAAAGTAATACTATAAATGCAATTGCAACTGGATTACTTAAAAACAATGCAAAAATTGGAGTATTTGAATATGGTATACGTAATTTTGAACATGGAATACCTGAAAAAATTCAAAAACTTTTAGATCCTATTGGAGTAGTATACACCACAATATCTAGAGAGCACACACAAGTTCTTGGTGTAAAAAACCCATTTAAAAGATATTTTGATGCAAAAAGCGCTCTTTGTAAAAATATGAAAAAAGGAATAGTGATTGTTAATAGTGATGATCCAAGAACCGCATTTATTGGAAAAAACAAAGAAAAAGATATTAAAGTCAATTATTATGGCTTTGATTGTGATTTAGATATTGAAGATTTCTTTAATGAATCCCCAATTCAATGCCCTGTATGTAAAAAAGAAATTAAATATCATAAAAATTTTATGAATCATCGCGGAATATATGAATGTGAATGTGGGTTTAAAAGACCAGAACCAGATGTAAAAATTACTGATTTAAAAATAGAACCTACACAATGGAATATCACAATTGAAGGCAATGTTTATAATTACTGCGAAAAAGAGAATGTTTTTTTTAAGTTTAATACTAACCTTCCTCCATTTGGAATTCATAATTTATACAATACATTATGTTCACTAACCACATATGCTAGCTTTACACCAAGCCCTGAAAAAATTGAAACAACAGCAAAGAAAATCTTTTCATCACTTACAATGAATATTGTACCTCCAGGAAGATTTGAAGTTATTATCACCCCAAGTGGAAAAAATATTGGACTTGGACAAGGAGACAATGGAGATGCTTTAAAAGCTAATATCTTACTTATGAAACAATATCTTAACGATGAAGTAGAATTTATATATACAACACCAGATATAGGTGAAGAAGAAATCTTTGAAGACCACATTGAATCAATTAAATTAATCCAACCAAATCATTTAGTTATTGTTCCAGGAAGAACCTCCATAGATGCTGCAGAAACGTATTATAATCAAATCAAAAATGAATTTAACGCAAATTTTAGTCCATGTGAAAACAAAGAAATCGAAAAAAGAGTAATAAGCATTGAAAAACTAATAAAAGAATCAAAATATAAAAATATAATAATTACTGGTTGTGGTGATGAACAACTAATTTGGGAGCAACTTAAAAGTAAAATTAAAAATGATTTTATTTGA
- a CDS encoding sugar O-acetyltransferase, with protein MKEIEKMKAGLEYCYDDEEVTALKLKAVQNCKIYNSIDDEDLDAQYAFLKEMLGSVGEKVWIGKTFSCDNGKNIHIGNNFTGNFNLTILDIKEVYIGDNVMIGPNTLITTVGHPLTPKKRRQHLGQASEIKIGDDVWLGGNVTILPGVNIGNNVVVGAGAVVTKDIPDNSLVLGVPAKVVRKLENDL; from the coding sequence ATGAAAGAAATTGAGAAAATGAAAGCCGGTCTTGAATATTGTTACGATGATGAAGAAGTCACTGCATTAAAATTAAAGGCAGTTCAAAACTGTAAAATTTACAATAGCATTGATGATGAAGATTTAGATGCCCAATATGCTTTCTTAAAAGAAATGTTAGGCTCTGTTGGTGAAAAAGTCTGGATTGGAAAGACATTTAGCTGTGATAATGGTAAAAACATTCATATAGGTAATAATTTCACAGGAAATTTTAATTTGACAATTTTAGATATTAAAGAAGTGTATATTGGAGATAATGTAATGATTGGCCCAAATACATTAATTACTACTGTTGGTCATCCATTAACACCAAAAAAACGTCGTCAGCACTTAGGACAAGCATCAGAAATTAAAATTGGTGATGATGTTTGGTTAGGTGGTAATGTAACAATACTCCCTGGAGTAAACATTGGAAATAATGTTGTTGTTGGAGCAGGAGCTGTTGTAACTAAAGATATTCCAGACAACTCTCTAGTTTTAGGTGTTCCTGCAAAGGTCGTTAGAAAACTTGAAAATGATCTTTAA